Proteins from a genomic interval of Crassostrea angulata isolate pt1a10 chromosome 7, ASM2561291v2, whole genome shotgun sequence:
- the LOC128192428 gene encoding uncharacterized protein LOC128192428 yields MTNLHPKFIAECPTIKLSRATFCRMRPIHILTTSFISRSTCLCTKHQNMALLLKALRKQDLEVPANPETFAKEGIAEEMLQNKLPDHVVFSQWKKIQIIEKEKKKFVTRIIESEKEKEEFIEYFMNQAEEFRGHVERVRKQYEEIKKLKENLPPNHLLVQMDFAENYSCKSVEEIQSAYWNQTGVTLHPAVAYFKDDKGDTQHKSFVVVSDEMSHSSSTVHAILEKLIPEMKTLISSIEFIRYWTD; encoded by the coding sequence ATGACAAACCTGCACCCGAAATTTATTGCAGAATGCCCCACAATCAAATTGTCAAGAGCCACATTCTGTCGCATGCGCCCAATTCATATCCTTACAACTAGTTTTATCAGTAGAAGTACGTGTTTGTGCACAAAACACCAAAACATGGCTCTGTTGCTTAAAGCTTTACGGAAACAAGATCTAGAGGTACCGGCAAACCCAGAAACATTTGCAAAGGAAGGAATAGCTGAAGAAATGCTACAAAACAAGTTGCCCGATCATGTTGTATTTTCGCAGTGgaagaaaatacaaataattgaaaaagagaagaaaaaatttGTTACCCGTATTATAGAAAGTGAAAAAGAGAAAGAGGAATTCATCGAATACTTTATGAATCAAGCAGAGGAATTCAGGGGTCATGTTGAAAGAGTCCGTAAGCAGTATGAAGAAATCAAGAAGCTGAAAGAGAACTTGCCACCTAATCATTTATTAGTGCAGATGGACTTTGCTGAAAATTATTCCTGCAAAAGTGTGGAAGAAATACAATCTGCTTATTGGAATCAAACTGGTGTGACACTTCACCCTGCTGTAGCATATTTCAAGGACGACAAAGGGGATACGCAGCATAAAAGTTTCGTTGTTGTATCTGATGAGATGTCTCATTCCTCAAGTACTGTGCATGCTATCCTAGAGAAACTGATTCCAGAAATGAAGACTTTGATATCAAGTATAGAATTTATCCGTTATTGGACAGATTGA
- the LOC128192426 gene encoding uncharacterized protein LOC128192426 isoform X2 has protein sequence MKFYVHTEEPPFTVVVKWGDSDDQDLNKIVKIFMSNFEKRYPTEACKIDKSTIELWKGRKSLNLSGNVLQAIKNMDDIYVKWKSISTDNNAQITGNHSAKELDTSDLVKSENQDDSLEKNHSSKKKTPPYSIQEFLELATALSTKQQRQHAIVLFKDILKKEPTNQTALIGIADCYMNAGRSSDALPYLQQAQSTNDLAFRLGQCYVKMGEYDKAIDTLIGYCKELRTRGGTSAAHKQDVQVWLAKAYIGKKQTDMALVVLQGVLRENQEHLDALTEYAPLIYRLGPKQKDEAMTILLTVLVNKLNDNHVKEKFAYLCQQEHGMQVLESMSGPAWRDVPAVVFMATSLRDAGAIEQAEALLKHACMLQPENPHTLLTYVHTLELVEKHTEAVQEIMAYIKQWPDKEIGSFKIGSLLPILNHFNGDVYLNDGNIPCSSVSMETSSGPYLEDTNYLLAILFTLVKILFVKGAVAFIRPITNIIDPLTKGHELHKTNIRNEAAYFSCISQLQGITPEVNHVVPSQQNVYFVGDSHCVPPAWQAIQIKGEDRIVHPILSTGTKIWHLREESTFYPKYNFNSAITKIPDGAMTIFCFGEIDCREALLLCVEKAKYDSLEEGIDRVIDIYVTLLTRLQNLHHWDIYVHPVLPVLDLTRSLVMQFNQRLKDRLMSQDSLKWLNFVDNLLTKESGELKLKKQFEFDGTHVHPCYLKLLEGSLQGLV, from the exons ATGAAGTTCTATGTGCACACAGAAGAACCACCATTTACCGTGGTGGTAAAATGGGGCGACAGTGATGACCAAGACTTGAATAAGATCGTAAAG ATTTTCATGAGTAACTTTGAGAAGAGGTATCCTACAGAGGCATGTAAAATAGATAAATCAACCATTGAACTATGGAAAGG gAGAAAGTCTTTGAATCTATCTGGCAATGTTCTTCAAGCAATAAAGAATATGGATGACATATACGTCAAATGGAAATCCATATCAACTG ATAACAATGCACAAATAACAGGAAATCATTCAGCAAAAGAacttgatacatcagatttggtAAAATCAGAAAATCAAGACGATTCATTGGAGAAGAACCATTCTTCAAAGAAAAAGACTCCACCTTACTCAATTCAAGAATTTCTGGAATTAGCTACAGCCTTGTCCACTAAGCAACAGCGTCAACATGCAATAGTTCTGTTTAAAGACATTCTAAAAAAAGAGCCCACAAATCAAACAGCTCTCATTGGCATTG CTGACTGTTACATGAATGCTGGTAGATCATCTGATGCATTGCCATACTTGCAGCAAGCTCAAAGTACAAATGATCTTGCTTTcag ACTTGGACAATGCTATGTGAAGATGGGAGAGTATGACAAAGCCATTGATACCCTGATAGGGTACTGTAAAGAACTGCGGACCAGAGGGGGTACATCAGCAGCCCACAAACAGGATGTGCAG GTATGGTTGGCAAAGGCATACATTGGGAAGAAACAAACAGACATGGCTCTAGTTGTGTTACAG GGGGTACTGAGGGAAAACCAAGAGCACCTTGATGCTTTGACAGAGTATGCTCCCTTGATTTACCGTCTTGGTCCAAAACAGAAGGATGAAGCAATGACGATCCTACTGACTGTGTTAGTCAATAAACTAA ATGATAATCATGTAAAGGAGAAATTTGCATATTTATGCCAACAAGAACATGGAATGCAGGTGTTGGAGAG CATGTCTGGTCCAGCTTGGAGGGACGTCCCTGCCGTGGTGTTTATGGCAACCAGTCTCAGAGATGCAGGAG CCATTGAACAAGCTGAGGCATTGTTGAAGCATGCATGTATGCTGCAGCCAGAAAATCCTCACACATTGTTAACATATGTCCACACCCTAGAG CTTGTAGAGAAACATACAGAAGCTGTCCAAGAAATAATGGCCTATATAAAGCAGTGGCCAGATAAAGAAATTGGCAGTTTTAAGATTGGCAGTCTCTTGCCAATTCTAAATCATTTTAATGGTGATGTGTACCTTAATG ATGGGAATATACCCTGTTCTTCTGTTTCCATGGAAACCTCATCAGGGCCCTATTTAGAGGACACTAACTACCTTCTTGCCATCCTGTTTACTCTAGTCAAGATACTGTTTGTCAAGGGAGCTGTGGCTTTTATAAGACCGATCACAAAtattattg ATCCATTAACAAAGGGCCATGAGCTCCACAAGACAAACATCAGAAACGAAGCTGCTTACTTTTCTTGTATAAGCCAG TTACAGGGAATAACTCCGGAGGTAAACCATGTGGTTCCCTCCCAGCAGAATGTGTACTTTGTCGGTGACAGCCACTGTGTTCCTCCTGCATGGCAGGCCATCCAAATCAAG GGAGAAGACAGGATTGTACATCCCATCCTATCCACTGGAACAAAAATTTGGCACCTGAGAGAGGAGAGCACGTTTTACCCCAAGTACAACTTTAATTCTGCCATTACGAAGATCCCAGATGGTGCTATGACCATCTTCTGTTTTGGAGAGATTGACTGCAGAGAAGCTCTTCTATTGTGTGTAGAAAAAGCTAAATATGAT AGTTTGGAGGAAGGAATCGACCGAGTGATTGACATCTATGTTACCTTGCTGACCAGACTTCAGAATCTCCACCACTGGGACATCTATGTACATCCTGTGCTACCTGTGCTTGACCTAACTAG GTCATTGGTGATGCAGTTTAATCAGAGGCTGAAGGACAGGCTAATGTCGCAGGATAGCCTGAAATGGCTGAACTTTGTAGACAACTTGTTAACAAAAGAGAGTGGAgaactcaaattaaaaaagcAGTTTG AGTTTGATGGAACACATGTTCATCCATGTTACCTTAAACTTCTAGAAGGATCTCTGCAAGGGCTAGTCTAA
- the LOC128192426 gene encoding uncharacterized protein LOC128192426 isoform X1 — translation MKFYVHTEEPPFTVVVKWGDSDDQDLNKIVKIFMSNFEKRYPTEACKIDKSTIELWKGRKSLNLSGNVLQAIKNMDDIYVKWKSISTDNNAQITGNHSAKELDTSDLVKSENQDDSLEKNHSSKKKTPPYSIQEFLELATALSTKQQRQHAIVLFKDILKKEPTNQTALIGIADCYMNAGRSSDALPYLQQAQSTNDLAFRLGQCYVKMGEYDKAIDTLIGYCKELRTRGGTSAAHKQDVQVWLAKAYIGKKQTDMALVVLQGVLRENQEHLDALTEYAPLIYRLGPKQKDEAMTILLTVLVNKLNDNHVKEKFAYLCQQEHGMQVLESMSGPAWRDVPAVVFMATSLRDAGAIEQAEALLKHACMLQPENPHTLLTYVHTLELVEKHTEAVQEIMAYIKQWPDKEIGSFKIGSLLPILNHFNGDVYLNVPDGNIPCSSVSMETSSGPYLEDTNYLLAILFTLVKILFVKGAVAFIRPITNIIDPLTKGHELHKTNIRNEAAYFSCISQLQGITPEVNHVVPSQQNVYFVGDSHCVPPAWQAIQIKGEDRIVHPILSTGTKIWHLREESTFYPKYNFNSAITKIPDGAMTIFCFGEIDCREALLLCVEKAKYDSLEEGIDRVIDIYVTLLTRLQNLHHWDIYVHPVLPVLDLTRSLVMQFNQRLKDRLMSQDSLKWLNFVDNLLTKESGELKLKKQFEFDGTHVHPCYLKLLEGSLQGLV, via the exons ATGAAGTTCTATGTGCACACAGAAGAACCACCATTTACCGTGGTGGTAAAATGGGGCGACAGTGATGACCAAGACTTGAATAAGATCGTAAAG ATTTTCATGAGTAACTTTGAGAAGAGGTATCCTACAGAGGCATGTAAAATAGATAAATCAACCATTGAACTATGGAAAGG gAGAAAGTCTTTGAATCTATCTGGCAATGTTCTTCAAGCAATAAAGAATATGGATGACATATACGTCAAATGGAAATCCATATCAACTG ATAACAATGCACAAATAACAGGAAATCATTCAGCAAAAGAacttgatacatcagatttggtAAAATCAGAAAATCAAGACGATTCATTGGAGAAGAACCATTCTTCAAAGAAAAAGACTCCACCTTACTCAATTCAAGAATTTCTGGAATTAGCTACAGCCTTGTCCACTAAGCAACAGCGTCAACATGCAATAGTTCTGTTTAAAGACATTCTAAAAAAAGAGCCCACAAATCAAACAGCTCTCATTGGCATTG CTGACTGTTACATGAATGCTGGTAGATCATCTGATGCATTGCCATACTTGCAGCAAGCTCAAAGTACAAATGATCTTGCTTTcag ACTTGGACAATGCTATGTGAAGATGGGAGAGTATGACAAAGCCATTGATACCCTGATAGGGTACTGTAAAGAACTGCGGACCAGAGGGGGTACATCAGCAGCCCACAAACAGGATGTGCAG GTATGGTTGGCAAAGGCATACATTGGGAAGAAACAAACAGACATGGCTCTAGTTGTGTTACAG GGGGTACTGAGGGAAAACCAAGAGCACCTTGATGCTTTGACAGAGTATGCTCCCTTGATTTACCGTCTTGGTCCAAAACAGAAGGATGAAGCAATGACGATCCTACTGACTGTGTTAGTCAATAAACTAA ATGATAATCATGTAAAGGAGAAATTTGCATATTTATGCCAACAAGAACATGGAATGCAGGTGTTGGAGAG CATGTCTGGTCCAGCTTGGAGGGACGTCCCTGCCGTGGTGTTTATGGCAACCAGTCTCAGAGATGCAGGAG CCATTGAACAAGCTGAGGCATTGTTGAAGCATGCATGTATGCTGCAGCCAGAAAATCCTCACACATTGTTAACATATGTCCACACCCTAGAG CTTGTAGAGAAACATACAGAAGCTGTCCAAGAAATAATGGCCTATATAAAGCAGTGGCCAGATAAAGAAATTGGCAGTTTTAAGATTGGCAGTCTCTTGCCAATTCTAAATCATTTTAATGGTGATGTGTACCTTAATG TTCCAGATGGGAATATACCCTGTTCTTCTGTTTCCATGGAAACCTCATCAGGGCCCTATTTAGAGGACACTAACTACCTTCTTGCCATCCTGTTTACTCTAGTCAAGATACTGTTTGTCAAGGGAGCTGTGGCTTTTATAAGACCGATCACAAAtattattg ATCCATTAACAAAGGGCCATGAGCTCCACAAGACAAACATCAGAAACGAAGCTGCTTACTTTTCTTGTATAAGCCAG TTACAGGGAATAACTCCGGAGGTAAACCATGTGGTTCCCTCCCAGCAGAATGTGTACTTTGTCGGTGACAGCCACTGTGTTCCTCCTGCATGGCAGGCCATCCAAATCAAG GGAGAAGACAGGATTGTACATCCCATCCTATCCACTGGAACAAAAATTTGGCACCTGAGAGAGGAGAGCACGTTTTACCCCAAGTACAACTTTAATTCTGCCATTACGAAGATCCCAGATGGTGCTATGACCATCTTCTGTTTTGGAGAGATTGACTGCAGAGAAGCTCTTCTATTGTGTGTAGAAAAAGCTAAATATGAT AGTTTGGAGGAAGGAATCGACCGAGTGATTGACATCTATGTTACCTTGCTGACCAGACTTCAGAATCTCCACCACTGGGACATCTATGTACATCCTGTGCTACCTGTGCTTGACCTAACTAG GTCATTGGTGATGCAGTTTAATCAGAGGCTGAAGGACAGGCTAATGTCGCAGGATAGCCTGAAATGGCTGAACTTTGTAGACAACTTGTTAACAAAAGAGAGTGGAgaactcaaattaaaaaagcAGTTTG AGTTTGATGGAACACATGTTCATCCATGTTACCTTAAACTTCTAGAAGGATCTCTGCAAGGGCTAGTCTAA